Genomic segment of Salvelinus alpinus chromosome 23, SLU_Salpinus.1, whole genome shotgun sequence:
AATACAATTTCAACTGAAGTCCATCTTCAGATTTGCAGATAGGTTAAACGACTACAGCCTGCCAGGGACATGATCCCATGTTCCCCCCTCACCCCATTCTAACTGAATTTGCACAGATAGTGATGCTCTCATAATGTCCCTTTGGATTACACTTCAGTACATTAACAGATAGCTAACTCAACCTGGATCTCAATGCAGAGAACAGGTCCAGTTTTCTTTCCATTTTCACAGATAAAAACCGTGTGCATGTTGGATCTAATCATATTCACAAACAAGTCAGACGCCTCTCGCAAATCTAATCAGATTATTTTAAATTACACCCTGAAAGAAGCTGGTCTATTGGTCTGGAAGGAATGCTGACTTCGGCAGAAGAGCGACGGCATTTCTGAAATAAAGGGAAAGCTACAGTTTATTTGATTTCACGTTAAATCGTGGTCAAATATTATTATTGATGTTGACGGTTAAATGCTGGCCTTTACTCAGAGGGAAAGAATGTGAACGACTTAGCTATTTTGTAGTAACAAAACATTTCATattacagtagcctatgctttcATACCAAACCCTTCAGAGTTTATTGGTAATTGAACATGTGTGCCCTCACTTGCTTGGTGATCGTTCGACACATTACATTAAAAGTATCTCTTTCAAAGAAGAAACGGATGTGAAAGGCATTCATACAAAATGATGTTATCAGTGAAAACGGATACTTTTATTTGGTCTTCATCCACATCTTCAATCACAAATAAATACTTGTGATTATTTGTTTTTATCTTCTCCAACAGATGGTTTTACTGTAAGGGAAAGTGCACCTTCATCAAAAAGGTCAGGTTCTGAGGGAAGCTGTTTTCAAACATCAAAAGTCAAAAATAAGAAAATACAATTGATTGATTGAAGGGAAGCTTTCCAACATTTCCAACAACTCCTTGGAAGTGGGAAAGACAAGGTTCCAACTGGAAAATAACCACTTGAACAACTCTCCCAAGTTGGAATTCCAAGTGGGAAAGTAAGAGATAACGTTGATACCCCGAGTTTACAAGTTGTGACATTTCATCACTGACCTTTCACCTTTTCAACCAAAAGATGATCAAGCAAATCCATTGACAGTGTCAAACTTATCAATGTGGATAATGTAGCTAGTGTGACCATACTCTTAATGTTAAGCAAGTTAGCTAACTTTATCATGAGCAACGTTAGATAGCTCATCTACCTAGCTAAAATCTCCTTGGTTGAAGAATTTTTTTAACTAACACAATCACGTCAAATTTATGACTCATAACtgggagatttcccagttccgacgAGTATTTGAAGACAGCATTAATATGCTTACTGAAGGCCACACCGTTAGTGATATTTCTTATCCAATCTTAAGCACGACCAGTACTGGTACCTCGAAAACTAAATAGGACACATCAAAGTAACAATATACTGTAATGATCGGCTAAAGGTAGATGTGTTGAAACAACATTCAATACTTATCTAGAATGCAAAGCATGCCTACTAGCTAACACATTTCCATTAGCTAAATAATTCCCCAAAAATGTAGGGGCTAATTAGTCACTACTACGTACGAAATTCAGAGGAACACTTGGCCACCAAAAATCAAATGTAACTTTAAAAACTATTTGATCTTTTAAAAGATTATCACAAGACCAGATCAAAACAAGTATTTAGCACCTTCAATGTGTCCAGCCAGATCCACCAGCTGAAGATGATTAAAGTCTAATCTAGGCAATCTAATCCACACTATGAAAGCATCTTATTTTTCAAGATTCCAGTCCAATTAACTACCACACGTTTTACTGGGTTCATGGGTATCTTATGCATCTCAGTGTCCATTCAGCCATGAAAGAAAGCCGTCTTCTGCTTcgatctcctcctccactctctccgtCTTGCCCTCTTCTCCGTGGGTATAAAAAGGACAGTTCTTTACCAGCTTCACTTCATCTGGAACCTCCAGCCTCATCAATCCAAACTACTGAACCACATACGGCCTGTGAGTATCATAACGGGAGTTTACCAACTTAAGTATCTGGGTATAGCATGTATCCTGCTAAATGCTGTGTTACGGGAGATAACTCCAAGCAGTGATTTCAATAATCTAAAAACGGAAATGTCTTTGGAGGCCACTTAAACTCTTGCCAACTGTCAAAATGCCTCATGTGAAGGGTGTTATTCACCTTTTGAAAGGTGGTCCATTGAATGGCCAATTTTTGTACTATTTCAAAAGCTAttcatttatacatttttgccatggaaataTTTGCTAAGGGAATTTAGAAAATGCAAGGTATATATTACATTTTCTGCTAAGCAGGGTTTATTTACTTATTCTTTATTTCAGAATCATGAGCAGGAATTACATGTCCAAGTATGATGAGATGCGTAAGGGAGACTACATATGGTCCAATAACAAGGAATACAAGGCAGTTTTCCAGGTAGGTTTGAAGCGTCTTTAAAGCTGCTATATAAACTACTATATAATGACAGATAGACGGACAATGTGTCATCTTGCAGTCAGCTGAACTAGGATAGTGTCTCCCAAACGGTTTGTGTGTTTGCACCTACCTAAAACCTTCCAAATTGTTCTGTGCATACCACAATCCTTTatgttggagacttttatctccctcaacaactttaaaaatctgctatccgagcagctaaccgatcgctgcagctgtacatagtccatctgtaaactacccacccaatttacctacctcaccccccatactgcttttatttatttacttttctgctcttttgcacaccagtatctcttcttgcacatgatcatctgatgatttatcactccagtgttaatctgctaaattgtaattattcgatgtattgcctacctcatgccttttgcacacattgtatatagattctctttttttctaccatgttattgacttgtttattgtttactccatgtgtaactctgtgttgtctgttcacactgctatgctttatcttggccaggtcgcagttgcaaatgagaacttgttctcaactagcctacctggttaaataaaggtgaaataaaaaaataaaaaatctctcGTCTACACAGGAGGACGGTAACTTTGTCATCTATGGCTGGCGGCAGATGTGGTCCTCTGACACCGCCGGCCAGGTTGACGCCTACCGCCTGTGCATGCAGGACGACTGCAACTTTGTCATGTACAAGAGGGATAACAAGACGATGTGGCAAACCAAGAGCCAGGCTCAAGGATTCAAGATGTGCCGCATGTACCTGCGCAACGACGGCAACCTGGTCGTTGAGAAGGACGGTGAAGAAATGTGGAACTCTTCTTCCTCCAAGGGCCACAAGCAGTGAATGTCTTGACCGCAACGGGCTTTGTTCTAAGGGTCATCAAGGAAGATGACTCCTCTCACTCTGTACCATAAATCAAATCCCTGTGTTCCAATATCCACATTAGCATACCACTTAGAATGAAGTGATGTGCTGTGTATGAGTTGTAAGTGGTATGCTAGTGTGTATATCAGAACATAGCCTTAAGGTATCTGACTCACAGTGAAAAGATTATGCAATAAACACTTTAAATGCCCCAAAACGTTCTTGTGATTCATATGTTTTTCAGTTCCTGATGCTTGTCCATATGATTTTTTGGGCCCGATGAGAAATGCATCCTTCTTTCCATGAAGTAATCACTGGTCTGATAAAGTTGGCAAGAGGAAAGCCTTAGGTTGCTAAGTTGGTCacactttattttgatagttccCTATAGATGATCTAATTTGTTCCCTTGTAGCTTGCTGGttggacagtcagtattccaaaacagatttgaaaaacaaaactgatttgagcattaaggcctgcagtgtgaacacaGCTTTAGACTCCCCATGTCCAATCACTGTGGTTCAAACCATTTAAATTCATCAAGGAAAAGAAACAAGCTCTCTCTTGATGGTCCCACTTTCATGAAGTGAATTTCCAGCAAAGATTCAAATATGACAAGGAAGGAGCTTCCAAAAGAACTCAGAGTTAAGGTTGTAAAACAAGGCAGGCTCTCTTAACCTGACTGGCCTTCAGACCTGTCAATCACTTATCAAAATTCCAACCAATCAGGGTGCTTGGACGCAAACCAGGGCTCCACCCCGCACACCTCAAGAAGATGCAAATATTGTAGGGATGGACACTCACATGCTGGTTTTATATCTTGAAGTGTTGTGCATCCATCAAACATAACCACAATCATATAAAACATCTTCAAATGgaaacagatgtgtgtgtgtgtgtgtggtggtgactATCAAGAGTACAGTGATGGGCCTCAACATCATGTTCTAACCGGGCAGCACTATAGTGGGCAGAACCAAACCAACCAGCATTAAGTATATAGTGGGTGAGGGCATATCCAGCCAACTGCTCAGACGAGCTCCAGCTAGccgttgtttttcatggtcctaGGTCTTGACGGATTTAGAGACCAACAGTTTTTTCATGGTCCTTTGTATCGTCGGATTCTGACCTGCTATAGTTGATATGTTGAGGTGCTCCAAAGAAGAGTCAAGAGACAACTAACCACCCGCCTCAGCCCACACCGCCACACAAAGCCGTCATGCACCTGAGGAAGGCCCTACACACCTCTCTCATCTAAGAGACTACCAGGCCTTCTCCAGTTGGAAGCTGCAGAAGGAATACGAGGACCtgtgtcatcaaatcaaatcgatcaaatcaaatgtatttatatagcccttcttacatcagctgatatatcaaagtgctgtacagaaacccagcctaaaaccccaaacagaaagcaatgcaggtgtacaagcacagtggctaggaaaaactcccaagaaaggccaaaacctaggaagaaacctagagaggaaccaggctatgaggggtggccagtcctcttctggctgtgccgggtggagattataacagaacatggccaagatgttcaaatgttcatcaatgaccagcatggtctaataataataatcacagtagttgtcgagggtgcaacaagtcagcacctcaggggtaaatgtcagttgacttttcatagccgatcattgagagtatctctaccgctcctgctgtctctagagagttgaaaacagcaggtctgggacaggtagcacgtccggtgaacaggtcagggttccatagccacaggcagaacagttgaaactggagcagcaacacggccaggtggactggggacagcaaggagtcatcatgccaggtagtcctaaggcatggccctagggctcaggtcctccgagagagagaaagaaagaaagaaagagcaaaagagagaattagagagagcatacttaaaatcacacaggacaccggataagacaggagaaatactccagatataacagactgaccctagccccccgacacataaactactgcagcataaatactggaggctgagacaggagggatcAGGAGACACTGTagccccatctgatgatacccccggacagggccaaacaggcaggatagaGGGAtatcactagagggatatcttcaaccaccaacttaccatcctgagacaaggccgagtatagcccacaaagatctccgccacggcacaacccaagggggggcgccaacccagacaggaagaccacgtcagcgactcaacccactcaagtgacgcacccctcctagggacggcatggaagagcaccagtaagccagtgactcagcctctgtaatagggttagaggcagagaatcccagtggagagaggggaaccggccaggcagagacagcaagggcggttcgttgctccagagcctttccgttcaccttcactcTCCTggcccagactacactcaatcatatgacctactgaagagatgagtcttcagttaagacttaaaggttgagaccgagtctgcgtctctcacatgggtaggcagaccattccataaaaatggagctctataggagatagccctgcctccagctgtttgcatagaaattctagggacaattaggaggcctgcgtcttgtgagtgtagcgtacgtgtaggcatgtacggcaggaccaaatcggaaagataggtaggagcaagcccatgtaatgctttgtaggttagcagtaaaaccttgaaatcagccctggccttaacaggaagccagtgtagggaggctagcactggagtaatatgattttaaaaagttgttctagtcaggattctagcagccgtatttagcactaactgaagcttatttagtgctttatccgggtagccggaaagtagagcattgcagtagtctaacctggaagtaacaaaagcatggaatTATTTTTCTGCAccatttttgcaatgttacgtagatggaaaaaagctgtccttgaaacagtcttgatatgttcgtcaaaagagagatcagggtccagagtaacaccgaggttcttcacagttttatttgagacgactgtacaaccatcaagattaattgtcagattcaacagaagatctctttgtttcttgggacctagaacaagcatctctgttttgtccgagtttaaaagtagaacgtttgcagccatccacttctttatgtctgaaacacaggcttctagcgagggcaattttggggcttcaccatgtttcattgaaatgtacagctgtgtgtcatccgcataagagtgaaagttaacattatgtttcgaatgacatccccaagaggtaaaatatatagtgaaaacaatagtggtcctaaaacggaaccttgaggaacaccaacatttacagttgatttgtcagagggcaaaccattcacagagacaaactgatatcttcccAACAGATAAGATCGAAAcgaggccagaacttgtccgtgtagaccaatttggggtTCCAATctccaaaataatgtggtgatcgatggtatcaaaagtagcactaaggtctaggagcacgaggacagatgcagagcttcggtctgacgccattaaaaggtaatttaccaccttcacaagtgcagtctcagtgctatgatggggtctaaaaccagactgaagcatttcgtatacattgttttcaggaaggcagtgagttgctgcgcaatagctttttcaaacattttggagaggaatggaagattcgatataggccgatagttttttatattttctgtgtcaaggtttggctttttcaagagaggatttattactgccacttttagtgagtttggtacacatccggtggatagagagacgtttattatgttcaacataggagggccatgcacaggaagcagctctttcagtagtttagttggaatagggtccagtatgcagcttgaaagtttagaggccatgattattttcatcattgtgtcaagagatatagtactaaaacacttgagtgtgtcccttgatcctaggtcctggcagagttgtgcagactcaggacaactgagctttggagaaatactgTGGATTGCTGAAAACTcttttttttccatctacgtaacattgcaaaaatcagaaactttctgtccaaaaatgatgcagaaaaattaatccatgcttttgttacttctaggttagactactgcaatgctctactttctggctacccggataaagcactaaataaacttcagttagtgctaaatacggctgctagaatcctgactagaaccaagaaatttgatcatattactccagtgctagcttccctacactggctgcctgttaaggcaagggctgatttcaaagttttactgttaacctataaagcgttacatgggcttgctcctacttatctttccgagttggtcctgccgtacatacctacacgtacgctacggtcacaagacgcaggcctcctaattgtccctagaatttctaagcaaacagctggaggcagggctttctcctatagatctccatttttatggaatggtctgcctacccatgtgagagacgcagactcggtctcaacctttaacctttcagtgatacccatcccggatccgggatcctcctcatcaaaaaagctgactagcatagcctagcctaacgggacagggatatcatataatataattttcatgaaatcacaagtccaatacagcaaatgaaagataaacatcttgtgaatccagccatcatttacgatttttaaaatgttttacagcaaaaacacaatatgtatttatattagctaaccacaatagccaaacacacaaccgcatattttcaccatgtttccaccgtataggtagctttcacaaaaccgacaaaatagagatataattagtcactaaccaagaaacaacttcatcagatgacagtcttataacatgttatacaatacatttatgttttgttcgaaaaatgtgcatatttgaggtataaatcatagttttacattgcagctaccatcacaaatagcaccaaagcagccagaataattacagagagcaacgtgaaatacataaatactcatcataaaacatttatgaaaaatacatggtgtacagcaaatgaaagataaacatcttgtgaatccagacaatatttccgattttttaagtgttttacagcaaaaacacaatgtagcttaccacaatagccaaacacacaaacacatttattcaccgcaaaggtagctttcgcaaaaaccagcaaaagatataaaattaatcactaacctttggacaacttcatcagatgacagtcttataacatcatgttatacaatacacttatgttttgttagaaaatttgcatatttagcgctgcaatcgtggttatacattgtgaatatgtagcaacattttccca
This window contains:
- the LOC139551365 gene encoding B-type lectin plumieribetin-like; translation: MSRNYMSKYDEMRKGDYIWSNNKEYKAVFQEDGNFVIYGWRQMWSSDTAGQVDAYRLCMQDDCNFVMYKRDNKTMWQTKSQAQGFKMCRMYLRNDGNLVVEKDGEEMWNSSSSKGHKQ